The following are encoded together in the Parabacteroides chongii genome:
- a CDS encoding GDP-L-fucose synthase family protein, with protein sequence MNKDSKIFVAGHRGLVGSAILKNLKQKGYTNFILRTHAELDLTDQRAVNDFFATEKPEYVFLSAAHVGGIMANSLYRADFIYINLMIQNNVIHASYMNNVKKLLFLGSTCIYPREAPQPMPEDCLLTSPLEYTNEPYAIAKIAGIKMCESYNLQYGTNYIAVMPTNLYGPNDNFNLETSHVLPAMIRKIHLAKCLHSGDWEALRKDLNTRPVEGISGNAPEKEILTILEKYGIYPGKVQLWGTGKPLREFLWSEEMADASVYVMEHIDFSDVRPEGNEVRNTHINIGTGKELSIREVAMLIQDTVGFKGELAFDASKPDGTLRKLTDVSKLHALGWHHQIEINEGVELLYNWYLNKQ encoded by the coding sequence ATGAATAAAGACAGTAAAATATTTGTAGCGGGACATCGGGGGCTGGTCGGTTCGGCCATCCTGAAGAACCTGAAACAGAAAGGGTATACAAACTTTATTTTGCGCACCCATGCTGAACTGGACCTGACAGACCAACGTGCGGTGAATGACTTCTTTGCCACCGAGAAGCCGGAATATGTCTTCCTGTCGGCAGCCCATGTAGGAGGTATCATGGCGAACAGCCTGTATCGTGCAGATTTTATTTATATCAATCTGATGATACAGAATAATGTGATCCATGCTTCTTATATGAATAATGTAAAGAAGTTGTTGTTTTTGGGAAGTACCTGTATCTATCCGCGTGAAGCCCCGCAGCCGATGCCGGAAGATTGTTTGCTGACATCTCCGCTGGAATATACCAACGAACCGTATGCGATCGCAAAAATTGCCGGTATAAAGATGTGCGAAAGTTATAACCTGCAATATGGAACGAACTATATAGCCGTGATGCCGACCAACCTCTATGGTCCGAATGATAACTTTAATCTTGAAACTTCGCATGTACTTCCTGCCATGATTCGTAAAATCCATCTCGCCAAATGTCTTCATTCGGGTGATTGGGAGGCTTTGCGTAAGGATTTAAATACCCGTCCGGTAGAAGGAATATCGGGGAATGCCCCGGAGAAAGAGATCCTGACAATTCTGGAAAAATACGGTATTTACCCCGGAAAAGTGCAGCTATGGGGTACGGGAAAACCTCTTCGCGAATTTTTATGGAGTGAAGAAATGGCGGATGCATCTGTCTATGTCATGGAGCATATCGATTTCTCCGATGTACGTCCGGAAGGAAACGAAGTGCGTAATACCCATATTAATATAGGTACGGGAAAGGAATTATCCATCCGGGAAGTAGCCATGTTGATACAGGATACGGTCGGCTTCAAAGGTGAACTTGCTTTTGATGCATCCAAACCCGACGGGACGTTGCGGAAGCTTACGGATGTAAGCAAGTTGCATGCATTGGGCTGGCATCATCAGATCGAAATAAATGAAGGCGTAGAGCTTTTATATAATTGGTATTTAAACAAACAATAA
- the gmd gene encoding GDP-mannose 4,6-dehydratase — protein MSKVALITGITGQDGAYLAEYLVKKGYTVHGIKRRSSMFNTDRIDHLYQDPHVENRNLILHYGDLTDSLNLTRIIGEVQPDEIYNLAAMSHVKVSFDTPEYTANADGLGVLRILEAVRLLNLIPKTRIYQASTSELYGLVQEVPQKETTPFYPRSPYAVAKLYGYWITVNYREAYKMHASNGILFNHESPLRGETFVTRKVTRAVSRIALGMQDKVYMGNLSSKRDWGHAKDYVRAMHAILQQDEPSDYVIATGITTTIRDFILKAFKEIGVEIIFKGENVNEVAVLNYIDEKMFIEKVGEAYLEHFKGRMGEEVVGIDPQYFRPTEVDLLIGDATKARARLGWEPKYTLDALIQDMMQNDIKLMKKESYLKEGGYKILNYFE, from the coding sequence ATGAGTAAAGTTGCTTTAATAACGGGTATAACAGGGCAGGATGGCGCTTATCTGGCAGAATATCTTGTGAAAAAAGGATATACGGTACATGGTATCAAGCGTCGTTCATCCATGTTCAATACGGATCGTATCGATCACTTGTATCAGGATCCACATGTCGAGAACCGGAATCTGATCCTTCATTACGGTGATCTGACCGACAGTTTGAATCTGACCCGTATTATTGGCGAAGTACAGCCGGATGAAATATACAACCTGGCTGCCATGAGCCATGTGAAAGTAAGTTTCGATACGCCGGAATATACAGCTAATGCCGATGGGTTAGGCGTTCTGCGTATTCTGGAAGCTGTCCGCCTTTTGAATCTGATTCCTAAAACCCGTATTTACCAGGCTTCCACTTCAGAGTTATACGGGCTGGTTCAGGAAGTTCCTCAGAAAGAAACAACACCTTTTTACCCCAGAAGTCCGTATGCCGTAGCCAAACTATATGGTTACTGGATTACGGTCAACTACCGCGAGGCCTATAAGATGCATGCCTCGAACGGTATTTTATTCAACCATGAATCACCTCTTCGCGGAGAAACTTTTGTGACTCGTAAAGTAACCCGGGCTGTGTCGCGTATCGCTTTGGGAATGCAGGACAAAGTTTATATGGGTAATTTATCTTCCAAACGCGACTGGGGACATGCTAAAGATTATGTACGCGCGATGCATGCCATTCTTCAGCAGGATGAACCTTCTGATTATGTAATAGCTACTGGAATTACGACGACTATTCGTGATTTTATCCTGAAAGCATTTAAAGAAATAGGCGTTGAAATTATTTTCAAAGGGGAAAATGTTAATGAGGTCGCAGTATTAAACTATATTGACGAAAAAATGTTTATAGAGAAAGTAGGTGAGGCTTATCTCGAACATTTTAAAGGACGGATGGGTGAGGAAGTTGTTGGTATTGACCCTCAATACTTTCGTCCGACCGAGGTAGACCTGCTTATCGGGGATGCTACCAAGGCTCGTGCCCGCTTGGGATGGGAGCCGAAATACACCCTTGATGCTCTGATTCAGGATATGATGCAAAATGATATTAAGCTGATGAAAAAAGAATCTTACCTGAAAGAAGGTGGATATAAAATTCTGAATTATTTTGAATAA
- the rfbA gene encoding glucose-1-phosphate thymidylyltransferase RfbA, with protein sequence MKGIVLAGGSGTRLYPITKGVSKQLLPIYDKPMIYYPISVLMLAGIREILIISTPQDLPGFRRLLGDGSDYGVHFEYAEQPSPDGLAQAFIIGDKFIGNDSVCLVLGDNIFYGQSFTAMLKEAVNNVENEQKATVFGYYVNDPERYGVAEFDTDGNVLSIEEKPQSPKSNYAVVGLYFYPNKVVGVAKQIQPSARGELEITTVNQEFLKDGELKVQLLGRGFAWLDTGTHDSLSEASTFVEVIEKRQGLKVACLEEIAYRRGWIDDVKLKEAATPMVKNQYGQYLLKLIKE encoded by the coding sequence ATGAAAGGAATAGTACTGGCCGGAGGCTCCGGTACCCGTTTGTACCCGATTACGAAAGGTGTGTCGAAGCAATTATTGCCAATTTATGATAAACCGATGATCTATTATCCGATCTCTGTCCTGATGCTTGCCGGGATACGGGAGATACTGATCATTTCCACCCCGCAGGATTTACCGGGATTCCGACGGCTGCTGGGAGATGGTTCGGATTACGGCGTGCATTTCGAATATGCCGAACAACCTTCGCCTGACGGACTGGCACAAGCTTTTATCATAGGGGATAAATTCATTGGAAATGACTCTGTTTGCCTGGTGTTGGGCGACAATATCTTTTACGGACAGAGCTTTACGGCTATGTTAAAAGAGGCCGTTAACAATGTGGAGAACGAACAAAAAGCGACTGTGTTCGGTTACTACGTCAACGATCCGGAACGCTATGGTGTCGCCGAATTTGATACTGACGGAAATGTGCTGAGTATTGAAGAAAAACCTCAGTCTCCCAAGTCGAATTATGCTGTTGTCGGACTCTATTTTTATCCGAATAAAGTAGTCGGAGTGGCGAAACAGATTCAGCCGTCGGCTCGCGGAGAACTGGAGATCACGACAGTGAATCAGGAATTTCTGAAAGACGGCGAACTGAAAGTACAGTTGTTGGGACGCGGTTTTGCATGGCTCGATACCGGCACGCACGATTCTCTGTCGGAAGCCTCCACTTTCGTGGAAGTGATCGAGAAACGCCAGGGGTTGAAGGTGGCCTGCCTGGAAGAAATTGCTTACCGGAGAGGTTGGATCGATGATGTGAAGCTGAAAGAAGCAGCAACTCCAATGGTTAAAAACCAGTACGGTCAATATTTATTGAAATTGATAAAGGAATGA